From the genome of Arthrobacter sp. ERGS1:01:
CGGCGTTCTTCACCACGTAGGTGCGGGTGGCCCGGAGCAGGGCGTAGGCGTCGTCCTTCTCCAGCTTGGGGTTCTTGTACGCCCACGGGTTGGCTGCGGCGATTTCTTCCTTGATGATCTTGCGGAGGTCTGCGGGCTCTGCCATATCAAACCAGTCTTTCTGTGCGGTGGGTGTGGTGGAGTTGCTTTGCGGGGTGAGGTTGGCGGAGAGCTTCGGCCGGAGCCAGCCTGTGCATACGCCGGTGCCCGGGCCGCTGTATGGCAGAGTGCCGGCGTACATGGGTACTTGGAGGAACCCGTCCTGCTGGATGACATCGACCCCGGCCGTGTTCGCGGAAACAACGACTGCGATGTGGCCGTAGGGGTTGATGCCGTCGTCTGCGGTGCCGCCCCAGATGATGACGTCGCCACGCCGCGGGATCAGGCCCGGGTTGCTGGGGTCGTTGGGGATCCGGTCGAAGTAGTCAGGGTTGTATGTGTAGAGCATGTCCTTGGCGTTGCCGGCGCCTGGCCATGCGGACTTCCAACCGATGCCGAAGATGTGTTCCGCGTAGTCCTTGGCCGCGTCCACGCACTGCAAGCCGCCGACATTGTCGGGGTCAGTGGCACGGCCAATCGCGGTAGCAAACCATGCCTCCTGTTTGGGAGTTGTCATGCGCCCTCCTTGGGCAAAGAAAAGGCCACCCGGGTTAGGTGGCTGGTGGTTGTGCGAGGTGCCGGCGCTTGGGGATCCCGGGCGGGTTGGGCATGCCATTGCTATGCCATTCCTCCCACTCCATGGAGTAGGCCCGTTCAAAGCCGAGCGAGGCGTAGAGCTGATCAAACTTGCGATCCATGCGTTCTTCGCGCTCGCCGGCGGTCGTGTTGGCGGCCTGTAGTTTGTCGATGATGGCTTGCTGCGTGTCGAACAGCTGTTTGTCGCGGGCCAGGGCCGCGGCCTTTTTCTTTCCGTCAAAGTCGGCGAGCTGGGCGGCGCGGTCGTTTTTCGCTTTCGTCTGGGAGACTCCCCACGTCACCAGGCTGGTGATGAGAGCGAGGACGATGGGGAGGCCGATCTGTACGGCGACCGGCAATACCCATGTCAGATCCCGGGTTTCGCTGCCGTCCGTCACCACCTTTGCACCGTAGTGGGCGATGGCAGCTAGTCCGTGGAGGGTCATTTGACGATCTCGAATCGTCGTTTGGCGACGATGTCCCAGCGGGCCCCGACGACGGCGCGGATCGCTGCATCGGTAACCGCGGAGGTGTTCACGGCGCCCTCGGTCACGGTGATGTCTTTGGCCACGTTCTGATCCGTGGACGCGAAGGAGATCATCAGGGCATCCGGCGTCAATGGGTTATCCAGCGTCCAGTCCATGAGCTTGTGCGCTTCGAGGCTCATGTCGGGTTGGGCGCCGAGCTTGTACTGTGCCTCCACGGTCATGGCCGCGGAGACCCGCCACACGAATTCCTGGTCGTCGCGGGCGCGGGCGTATTTGAGCAGTTCTGAATCGGCCAAAGGTGGCCTCCTTACTTGGTGTATTTGATGCGGATGCGGGCGTCGTGGGCGTAGCCGTAGCGTTCGTACCCGCCGCCGGATCCGCCGAGGGTGATGCCGCGGTGTGTGCCTGCTTTCCAGCCGGCGAAGGTGCTGCTGTTGATGGGCACCCACCGCCCGGCGGCCCGGGGCCAATTCGCGGAGAGTGCATGCGAATATGTTTTGGCTGGCCGTGAGCCGGTGAGGCCGGTCTGGCCGTGGAATCCGATGTAGGCTGCGCCGCCGGATCCCTGGTACCAGAAGTCGTAGTAGACGTAGACCCACATGGCGGTGATCGTGGCCCCGGACAGTTCCCCGGTGAGGTTCGGGAAGATTGCCATGGAGGACAGGTCCCCGTAGCCGGCCGGTGATTGTCCGGAGTACATGTATTGAGGGTTGTAGTCGTAGACGGCTCCGGAGCCGATGAAGGACCGCATTCCGGTGGCGGACCAGGTTTTGTCGTAGTTCTTGACCGGGGTGGGTGGCGGGGCGGTTGACCCGCCGCCGGTGCCTCCCGTGGCCGCGTCGGAGGTGCCGTTGCGGATCTCGCCCGTCATGGGCGGGGATGCGCCAATGTCGGTGACGGTCATGACCACGGATTGGCCGGCCGGGGTTGCTACGATTTTGGCCCGGCCCGTGGAGATCGTCCCGTAGGAGATCAGCAGCGAGACCGGCCCCGGCGGGGGTGTGATCAGCCGGTTGATGACCACGGGGGTGCGCCGTGTGGACGCCGAGGCCTGGGCCGAG
Proteins encoded in this window:
- a CDS encoding CHAP domain-containing protein; protein product: MTTPKQEAWFATAIGRATDPDNVGGLQCVDAAKDYAEHIFGIGWKSAWPGAGNAKDMLYTYNPDYFDRIPNDPSNPGLIPRRGDVIIWGGTADDGINPYGHIAVVVSANTAGVDVIQQDGFLQVPMYAGTLPYSGPGTGVCTGWLRPKLSANLTPQSNSTTPTAQKDWFDMAEPADLRKIIKEEIAAANPWAYKNPKLEKDDAYALLRATRTYVVKNAGAIAGLTSLVGQLAKGQGVPIDLAAVEAAAAKGAAAALAAGVDLDATVTIKGAAQ